The following are from one region of the Flavimobilis soli genome:
- a CDS encoding PQQ-dependent sugar dehydrogenase yields the protein MTDRAARRGVPKRVRVTVAVVAALAAVGFLVAALAGAFDDDAPRVPAVPMPGGAASSAPADDDETDEPGDATPTPEPLPSRSTATAADVEVVASGLDVPWGVAALPGGDLLVSLRDSARLVRVAPDGERTRVDGPGADELRETTVPDGEGGLLGVAVAGTFATDGYVYVYRTGEEDNAIVRGVLEGTTLGRLETVLDGIPKARTHDGGALAFGPDGRLYAGTGDATEPANAQDLDSLAGKILRLEPDGSVPADNPLPGSPVWTSGHRNVQGLGWDEDGRMYASELGQDAFDELNEIVAGASYGWPDIEGTGGEAEGFVDPLVTWSTDEASPSGIAVTRDGVYVAALRGQRVWRVDLGTLVRGEPATPTVLLDGVGRVRNVVALPDGHLLVVTGSTDGRGDPADDDDRLLRVRLQVTDVP from the coding sequence GTGACGGACCGCGCCGCCCGACGCGGCGTCCCGAAGCGTGTGCGCGTCACCGTCGCGGTCGTCGCAGCGCTCGCCGCGGTCGGCTTCCTCGTGGCCGCGCTCGCGGGCGCGTTCGACGACGACGCCCCGCGTGTTCCTGCGGTGCCCATGCCCGGGGGAGCGGCGTCGTCGGCCCCCGCCGACGACGACGAGACCGACGAGCCGGGCGACGCGACCCCGACGCCCGAGCCGTTGCCGTCCCGCTCGACCGCGACAGCCGCGGACGTCGAGGTCGTCGCGTCGGGCCTCGACGTGCCGTGGGGCGTCGCGGCCCTGCCGGGCGGCGACCTGCTCGTCTCCCTGCGCGACTCCGCGCGCCTCGTGCGCGTCGCGCCCGACGGCGAGCGGACGCGGGTCGACGGACCGGGCGCGGACGAGCTGCGCGAGACGACGGTGCCCGACGGCGAGGGCGGCCTCCTGGGCGTCGCGGTCGCCGGGACCTTCGCGACGGACGGCTACGTGTACGTCTACCGCACGGGCGAGGAGGACAACGCGATCGTGCGGGGCGTGCTCGAGGGCACGACCCTCGGGCGGCTCGAGACGGTCCTCGACGGCATCCCGAAGGCGCGCACGCACGACGGCGGCGCGCTCGCGTTCGGCCCCGACGGCCGCCTCTACGCGGGCACGGGCGACGCGACGGAGCCCGCGAACGCACAGGACCTCGACAGCCTCGCGGGCAAGATCCTCAGGCTCGAGCCCGACGGCTCGGTGCCCGCCGACAACCCGCTGCCCGGGTCGCCCGTGTGGACTTCGGGCCACCGCAACGTGCAGGGCCTCGGCTGGGACGAGGACGGTCGCATGTACGCGTCCGAGCTGGGCCAGGACGCGTTCGACGAGCTCAACGAGATCGTCGCGGGCGCGAGCTACGGCTGGCCCGACATCGAGGGCACGGGAGGCGAGGCCGAGGGCTTCGTCGACCCGCTCGTCACGTGGAGCACGGACGAGGCGTCGCCGAGCGGGATCGCGGTGACCCGCGACGGCGTCTACGTGGCCGCCCTGCGTGGCCAGCGCGTGTGGCGCGTCGACCTCGGCACGCTCGTGCGTGGCGAGCCCGCGACGCCGACGGTCCTGCTGGACGGCGTCGGCCGCGTCCGCAACGTCGTCGCGCTGCCGGACGGGCACCTGCTCGTCGTCACGGGCAGCACCGACGGCCGCGGCGACCCTGCGGACGACGACGACCGGCTGCTGCGGGTGCGCCTCCAGGTGACCGACGTGCCGTGA
- the metG gene encoding methionine--tRNA ligase, whose product MAQTKSFYLTTPIYYVNDAPHIGHAYTTVAADVLTRWHRQRQESVWFLTGTDEHGQKVMNTAEANGVTPQEWADRLVESAWKPVLETLDARNDDFIRTTQERHVDRVQSFIQRLFDAGEIYEGKYEGYYCVGCEEFKLEGEVLDGEGDYAGQKVCPIHSRPVEWLEEDNYFFRMSAYTDRLLALYEEHPEFVQPASARNEVISFVKSGMKDLSISRNTFDWGIPIPWDSSHVLYVWFDALLNYATAVGLGDTEGEGAERFAQVWPPNVHLVGKDILRFHAVIWPAMLMAAGLPLPTTVFAHGWLLVGGEKMSKSKLTGIAPSQIIDHFGSDAFRYYFMRAISFGSDGSFSWEDMSARYAGDLANGLGNLASRVAAMVGKYFGGVLPEAGEPTQLETDLAAVAAKATADADAAIDRIAPHEAISAIWTLVDAANHYITDTEPWKVAKDESQTGQGGRLATILVTAAEALRSLAVLLHPVIPQATERLWESLGAEERLGALDAQPVSGAGTFGVLAAGTTITKGAVLFPRLEDPEV is encoded by the coding sequence ATGGCGCAGACCAAGTCCTTCTACCTGACCACGCCGATCTACTACGTCAACGACGCCCCCCACATCGGGCACGCGTACACGACGGTCGCGGCGGACGTCCTCACCCGTTGGCACCGCCAGCGCCAGGAGAGCGTCTGGTTCCTCACCGGGACCGACGAGCACGGTCAGAAGGTCATGAACACCGCCGAGGCCAACGGCGTCACCCCGCAGGAGTGGGCCGACCGCCTCGTCGAGAGCGCCTGGAAGCCCGTCCTCGAGACGCTCGACGCGCGCAACGACGACTTCATCCGCACGACGCAGGAGCGGCACGTCGACCGCGTGCAGTCGTTCATCCAGCGCCTGTTCGACGCCGGTGAGATCTACGAGGGCAAGTACGAGGGCTACTACTGCGTCGGCTGCGAGGAGTTCAAGCTCGAGGGCGAGGTCCTCGACGGTGAGGGCGACTACGCGGGCCAGAAGGTCTGCCCGATCCACTCGCGCCCGGTGGAGTGGCTCGAGGAGGACAACTACTTCTTCCGGATGAGCGCCTACACGGACAGGCTGCTCGCCCTCTACGAGGAGCACCCCGAGTTCGTCCAGCCCGCGTCCGCGCGCAACGAGGTGATCTCGTTCGTCAAGAGCGGCATGAAGGACCTGTCGATCTCCCGCAACACGTTCGACTGGGGCATCCCGATCCCGTGGGACTCCTCGCACGTGCTGTACGTGTGGTTCGACGCGCTGCTCAACTACGCGACCGCCGTCGGTCTCGGCGACACCGAGGGTGAGGGCGCCGAGCGTTTCGCGCAGGTGTGGCCGCCGAACGTGCACCTCGTCGGCAAGGACATCCTGCGCTTCCACGCCGTCATCTGGCCCGCGATGCTCATGGCCGCCGGCCTGCCGCTGCCCACGACCGTGTTCGCGCACGGCTGGCTGCTCGTCGGCGGGGAGAAGATGAGCAAGTCGAAGCTCACGGGCATCGCGCCGAGCCAGATCATCGACCACTTCGGCTCGGACGCGTTCCGCTACTACTTCATGCGCGCGATCTCGTTCGGCTCCGACGGCTCGTTCTCGTGGGAGGACATGTCCGCGCGCTACGCGGGCGACCTCGCCAACGGCTTGGGCAACCTCGCCTCGCGCGTCGCCGCGATGGTCGGCAAGTACTTCGGCGGGGTGCTGCCCGAGGCGGGCGAGCCGACGCAGCTCGAGACCGACCTCGCGGCCGTCGCCGCGAAGGCCACCGCCGACGCCGACGCCGCGATCGACCGCATCGCGCCGCACGAGGCGATCAGCGCGATCTGGACGCTCGTCGACGCCGCGAACCACTACATCACCGACACCGAGCCGTGGAAGGTCGCGAAGGACGAGTCGCAGACCGGACAGGGTGGCCGCCTCGCGACGATCCTCGTGACCGCCGCCGAGGCGCTGCGCTCGCTCGCCGTGCTGCTGCACCCGGTCATCCCGCAGGCGACCGAGCGGCTCTGGGAGTCGCTCGGCGCCGAGGAGCGGCTCGGCGCGCTCGACGCGCAGCCCGTGAGCGGTGCCGGGACGTTCGGCGTGCTCGCCGCCGGCACCACGATCACCAAGGGCGCGGTGCTCTTCCCGCGTCTCGAGGACCCCGAGGTCTGA
- a CDS encoding TatD family hydrolase, with translation MGRRRERDRSWPQDPEPLGVQVVDNHTHLDSIHHVLDGSQPVPTVAEHVARAASVGVTRMVQVGCDLPAARETVAMLDEHRALLGAVALHPNEAPLHAGIREVAPDGLDPQPREHHAVPLDDALAQVADLARHERVRAIGETGLDFFRGGERAREVQRESFRAHVALAKELGLALQIHDRDAHQDVIELLEADGAPDRTVFHCFSGDAEMARVCASHGWYLSFAGPVTYPANEHLREALRAVPLSLVMVETDAPYLTPHPVRGRPNAPYLLPHTVRGMAAALDLPVQDVARATAETAVRVYGEW, from the coding sequence GTGGGGCGTCGTCGGGAGCGGGACCGCAGCTGGCCGCAGGACCCGGAGCCGCTCGGCGTCCAGGTCGTCGACAACCACACGCACCTCGACTCGATCCACCACGTCCTCGACGGGTCGCAGCCGGTACCGACGGTCGCGGAGCACGTCGCGCGTGCGGCGTCGGTCGGCGTCACGCGCATGGTCCAGGTCGGTTGCGACCTGCCCGCCGCTCGCGAGACGGTCGCGATGCTCGACGAGCACCGCGCGCTGCTCGGTGCGGTCGCGCTGCACCCGAACGAGGCGCCCCTGCATGCGGGTATCCGCGAAGTCGCCCCGGACGGGCTCGACCCGCAGCCGCGCGAGCATCACGCGGTTCCGCTCGACGACGCGCTCGCGCAGGTCGCCGACCTCGCGCGTCACGAGCGTGTCCGCGCGATCGGCGAGACCGGCCTGGACTTCTTCCGGGGCGGCGAGCGGGCGCGCGAGGTGCAGCGCGAGTCGTTCCGGGCGCACGTCGCGCTCGCGAAGGAGCTCGGTCTCGCGCTGCAGATCCACGACCGCGACGCGCACCAGGACGTGATCGAGCTGCTCGAGGCGGACGGCGCGCCCGACCGCACGGTGTTCCACTGCTTCTCGGGCGACGCCGAGATGGCGCGCGTGTGCGCTTCGCACGGCTGGTACCTGTCCTTCGCGGGCCCCGTCACGTACCCGGCGAACGAGCACCTGCGCGAGGCGCTGCGTGCGGTGCCGCTCTCTCTCGTCATGGTCGAGACGGACGCCCCGTACCTGACGCCGCACCCCGTGCGCGGCCGCCCGAACGCCCCCTATCTCCTCCCGCACACGGTCCGCGGGATGGCCGCGGCTCTCGACCTCCCGGTGCAGGACGTCGCCCGCGCGACGGCCGAGACAGCCGTCCGCGTCTACGGCGAGTGGTGA
- a CDS encoding G5 domain-containing protein: protein MPLAPRRARRARRARSSGAGLKVVAQAGVLTFVVGGSVAFAQASAEAPEPTSAATVAAVADLTERSREVASRSSARTQNLTVVLRGEKTAVSTAAATVGAALTELGVVLADDEAVSVDPTTPVAEGMEVVVDTVERTTVTEVEVVEHDSQEKPDDALVEGTKIVETSGRDGRSSVTYIVEKVGGAVVSRTPVTSVVESEVRDEVVRVGTLKLPDAGAKVLSPSQARALAKSMVADRGWDGEQFACLDKLWTKESNWRVTAANSSSGAYGIPQAYPGSKMGSVAADWRTNAKTQITWGLGYVSGRYGTPCAAWNHSQARGWY, encoded by the coding sequence GTGCCACTTGCCCCACGCCGCGCCCGGCGCGCCCGTCGCGCCCGCAGCAGCGGAGCCGGCCTCAAGGTCGTCGCGCAGGCAGGCGTGCTCACGTTCGTCGTCGGCGGGTCGGTCGCCTTCGCGCAAGCATCCGCCGAGGCTCCCGAGCCCACGAGCGCTGCGACCGTCGCGGCCGTCGCCGACCTGACCGAGCGCTCGCGCGAGGTCGCCTCACGCTCGTCCGCCCGCACCCAGAACCTCACGGTCGTGCTGCGCGGCGAGAAGACCGCCGTCAGCACGGCCGCCGCGACCGTGGGTGCCGCGCTCACCGAGCTCGGCGTCGTCCTCGCGGACGACGAGGCCGTGTCGGTCGACCCGACGACCCCTGTCGCCGAGGGCATGGAGGTCGTCGTCGACACGGTCGAGCGCACGACCGTCACCGAGGTCGAGGTCGTCGAGCACGACTCCCAGGAGAAGCCCGACGACGCGCTCGTCGAGGGCACCAAGATCGTCGAGACGTCGGGCCGCGACGGTCGGTCGTCCGTCACCTACATCGTCGAGAAGGTCGGGGGCGCCGTCGTCTCCCGCACGCCCGTGACGAGCGTCGTCGAGTCCGAGGTGCGCGACGAGGTCGTGCGCGTCGGCACCCTCAAGCTTCCCGACGCCGGTGCGAAGGTCCTCAGCCCGTCGCAGGCCCGCGCGCTCGCCAAGTCGATGGTCGCCGACCGCGGCTGGGACGGCGAGCAGTTCGCGTGCCTCGACAAGCTCTGGACCAAGGAGAGCAACTGGCGCGTGACCGCAGCGAACTCGAGCTCGGGCGCGTACGGCATCCCGCAGGCGTACCCCGGCTCGAAGATGGGCTCGGTCGCGGCGGACTGGCGCACGAACGCCAAGACGCAGATCACGTGGGGCCTCGGGTACGTCTCCGGCCGGTACGGCACGCCGTGCGCCGCCTGGAACCACTCGCAGGCGCGCGGCTGGTACTGA
- a CDS encoding G5 domain-containing protein: MSRSARPLVSGAIVLGVCALTVGGLKLVAPLGDVAWGDPPPVVVADGAELLGADAVERTDGAVSRGEVREGAPVPVTVSLDGDELEVTTTATTVSDLLVAQGVVLDGYATSHDLDAPVQPGMRVVVARVEWDDETLETEVPFETVEVEDPTLPEGQRVVRTAGRPGSAVTTFLVSRIDGVEVSRSEVVSLVATAPVDEVVRVGTGTSPTPTSAPTRTPSAPTAPTQAPTTEAGPAADPDPAGEPEPDPKPETAPDPKPDPKPTSPPTDAPAGTPGTTPASAKELARGMAADRGWTGKEYSCLVSLWQKESGWRYQAANPSSTARGIPQAIMSIHFGAGWRESAAAARYLSTPSVQIAWGLSYIANRYDAPCDAWAHSQAKNWY, translated from the coding sequence TTGTCGCGTTCTGCCCGTCCGCTCGTCTCGGGTGCCATCGTCCTGGGCGTCTGCGCCCTGACCGTCGGCGGCCTCAAGCTCGTCGCGCCCCTCGGCGACGTCGCGTGGGGGGACCCGCCGCCCGTCGTCGTCGCCGACGGAGCCGAGCTGCTGGGCGCCGACGCGGTCGAGCGCACCGACGGCGCGGTATCCCGCGGCGAGGTGCGCGAGGGGGCGCCCGTCCCCGTGACCGTCTCGCTCGACGGCGACGAGCTCGAGGTCACGACGACCGCGACGACCGTGTCCGACCTCCTCGTCGCGCAGGGCGTCGTCCTCGACGGGTACGCGACCTCGCACGACCTCGACGCGCCGGTCCAGCCCGGCATGCGCGTCGTCGTCGCGAGGGTCGAGTGGGACGACGAGACCCTCGAGACGGAGGTGCCCTTCGAGACGGTCGAGGTCGAGGACCCGACGCTCCCCGAGGGGCAGCGCGTCGTGCGCACCGCCGGCCGTCCCGGGTCCGCCGTGACGACGTTCCTCGTCTCCCGGATCGACGGCGTCGAGGTGTCCCGCAGCGAGGTCGTCTCGCTCGTCGCGACCGCACCGGTCGACGAGGTCGTCCGCGTGGGCACCGGCACGTCGCCCACGCCGACCTCCGCGCCGACCCGCACGCCGTCTGCGCCGACCGCACCGACGCAGGCGCCGACCACCGAGGCCGGGCCCGCTGCCGACCCGGACCCCGCGGGGGAGCCGGAGCCCGACCCGAAGCCCGAGACAGCGCCAGACCCGAAGCCTGACCCGAAGCCGACGAGCCCTCCGACGGACGCCCCCGCGGGCACGCCCGGGACCACCCCGGCGAGCGCCAAGGAGCTCGCACGCGGCATGGCCGCCGACCGCGGCTGGACCGGCAAGGAGTACTCCTGCCTCGTCAGCCTGTGGCAGAAGGAGAGCGGCTGGCGCTACCAGGCCGCCAACCCGAGCAGCACGGCACGCGGCATCCCGCAGGCGATCATGAGCATCCACTTCGGCGCTGGCTGGCGGGAGAGCGCCGCCGCGGCGCGCTACCTCTCGACCCCGAGCGTGCAGATCGCGTGGGGCCTGAGCTACATCGCGAACCGCTACGACGCCCCGTGCGACGCCTGGGCGCACTCGCAGGCGAAGAACTGGTACTGA
- a CDS encoding resuscitation-promoting factor — protein sequence MHNPYLRSADAADAPTAPLQVVDTPPAMRSRRRNRRRGAALVVGVAALAVVGAGAAVASDAHKSVTLDIDGDVTKVSTWSGSVAGVLAEQGLTVGEHDIVAPTPEAALNEGTQVTVRIARQVTVSDGDTESTVWATGTDAGEVLDTLAARGEDVHLVASRSSERTALPVELPSDEAVNVVDAGEVIPLAAGPSNVDEALDAAGVTLGELDTVAVDVRDDDGSELEPGVVGTVSVVVTRHAVEERTKVTKIEHKTKTVEDSSRYEDLPVVVRTAGKDGKRTRTYEVTLVDGEVVDKVKTSDEVTKKPVTEVRVKGTKERPAPKAAKSSGSTSTKSQGKAPSSGVWAKLAACESGGRPNAVSASGAYHGLYQFSVATWRSVGGSGLPSQASAAEQTKRAKMLQARSGWGQWPHCSAKLGLR from the coding sequence ATGCACAACCCCTACCTCCGGTCCGCCGACGCGGCCGACGCCCCGACCGCCCCCCTGCAGGTCGTCGACACCCCTCCCGCGATGCGCTCGCGCCGACGCAACCGACGCCGTGGAGCGGCGCTCGTCGTCGGCGTCGCAGCCCTCGCGGTCGTAGGTGCGGGAGCCGCCGTCGCGAGCGACGCTCACAAGAGCGTCACGCTCGACATCGACGGTGACGTCACGAAGGTCAGCACCTGGAGCGGCTCCGTGGCCGGCGTCCTCGCCGAGCAGGGCCTCACGGTGGGCGAGCACGACATCGTCGCCCCGACGCCCGAGGCAGCCCTCAACGAGGGCACCCAGGTCACCGTGCGCATCGCACGCCAGGTCACCGTCTCCGACGGTGACACCGAGAGCACCGTCTGGGCGACCGGCACGGACGCCGGCGAGGTCCTCGACACCCTCGCCGCCCGCGGCGAGGACGTCCACCTCGTCGCCTCGCGCTCGTCCGAGCGCACCGCCCTCCCCGTCGAGCTCCCGTCCGACGAGGCCGTCAACGTCGTCGACGCCGGCGAGGTCATCCCGCTCGCCGCGGGCCCGTCGAACGTCGACGAGGCGCTCGACGCTGCCGGGGTCACCCTCGGCGAGCTCGACACCGTCGCGGTCGACGTCCGTGACGACGACGGCAGCGAGCTCGAGCCCGGCGTCGTCGGCACCGTGTCCGTCGTCGTGACGCGCCACGCCGTCGAGGAGCGCACCAAGGTCACGAAGATCGAGCACAAGACCAAGACCGTCGAGGACTCCTCGCGCTACGAGGACCTGCCCGTCGTCGTCCGCACCGCGGGCAAGGACGGCAAGCGCACCCGCACGTACGAGGTCACGCTCGTCGACGGCGAGGTCGTCGACAAGGTCAAGACGTCCGACGAGGTCACCAAGAAGCCCGTGACCGAGGTCCGCGTCAAGGGCACGAAGGAGCGGCCGGCCCCCAAGGCTGCGAAGTCCTCCGGCAGCACGTCCACGAAGTCGCAGGGCAAGGCGCCGTCGTCCGGCGTCTGGGCCAAGCTCGCCGCGTGCGAGTCCGGTGGTCGCCCGAACGCCGTCTCGGCGAGCGGCGCCTACCACGGCCTGTACCAGTTCTCCGTCGCCACGTGGCGCTCGGTCGGCGGCAGCGGCCTGCCGTCGCAGGCGTCCGCCGCGGAGCAGACGAAGCGCGCCAAGATGCTCCAGGCCCGCTCGGGCTGGGGCCAGTGGCCGCACTGCTCGGCGAAGCTCGGCCTGCGATGA
- the rsmA gene encoding 16S rRNA (adenine(1518)-N(6)/adenine(1519)-N(6))-dimethyltransferase RsmA, translating into MTETPAALLGPAQIRALAERLGVRPTKTLGQNFVHDGGTVRKIVRAAGVQAGERVVEIGPGLGSLTLGLLETGASVVAVEIDPVLAAELPATVAAHQPDAVDRFELVLQDAMTVTELPGPPPVALVANLPYNVSVPVLLTFLERFDSLERVLVMVQAEVADRLAAPPGSRTYGVPSVKAAWYCSAHRAATVGRTVFWPVPNVDSALVSMTRREPPTTRASRVEVFAVVDAAFAQRRKTLRSALAAVTGDAVRTEEAIRAAGVDPTARGERLDVADFARVTEQLIEHGLSVAGPRERQR; encoded by the coding sequence ATGACCGAGACTCCTGCCGCGCTGCTCGGCCCGGCGCAGATCAGGGCCCTCGCGGAGCGTCTCGGCGTCCGCCCCACCAAGACGCTCGGGCAGAACTTCGTGCACGACGGCGGCACGGTCCGCAAGATCGTCCGCGCGGCTGGCGTGCAGGCGGGGGAGCGGGTCGTCGAGATCGGGCCCGGCCTCGGTTCGCTCACGCTCGGCCTGCTCGAGACGGGTGCGTCGGTCGTCGCGGTCGAGATCGATCCCGTGCTCGCGGCCGAGCTCCCGGCGACGGTCGCGGCGCACCAGCCTGACGCTGTCGACCGTTTCGAGCTCGTCCTCCAGGACGCGATGACCGTCACCGAGCTGCCCGGGCCGCCGCCCGTCGCCCTCGTCGCCAACCTGCCGTACAACGTGTCGGTGCCGGTGCTGCTGACGTTCCTCGAGCGTTTCGACTCTCTCGAGCGCGTGCTCGTCATGGTCCAGGCGGAGGTCGCGGACCGCCTGGCGGCGCCGCCCGGTTCGCGGACCTACGGGGTGCCGTCCGTGAAGGCCGCCTGGTACTGCAGCGCGCACCGTGCCGCGACGGTCGGTCGCACGGTGTTCTGGCCGGTGCCGAACGTCGACTCGGCCCTCGTGTCGATGACGCGGCGCGAGCCCCCGACGACGCGTGCGTCGCGCGTCGAGGTGTTCGCGGTGGTCGACGCCGCGTTCGCGCAGCGCCGCAAGACGCTCCGTTCGGCCCTCGCCGCCGTGACCGGGGACGCGGTCCGCACCGAGGAGGCGATCCGCGCCGCGGGCGTCGACCCGACCGCGCGCGGCGAGCGTCTCGACGTCGCGGACTTCGCTCGGGTGACCGAGCAGCTGATCGAGCACGGGCTGAGCGTCGCGGGGCCGCGCGAGAGGCAGCGGTGA
- a CDS encoding 4-(cytidine 5'-diphospho)-2-C-methyl-D-erythritol kinase, whose protein sequence is MTGRGGLRAADEPGSTAPLAPGRPVVVRAPGKVNLALQVSPLGADGYHRVLSVFQAVSLVEEVEASPADGLSLTVTGPQADAVPADETNIAWRAAVLVAERAGVDPDVHLHLRKGVPVAGGMAGGSADGAAALVACDALWGAGLSRDELHELAGELGSDVPFALLGHTAVGTGRGHLVTPAMTRGEFCWAFGLRIDGMSTAGVYSTFDDLQRAGTLADSFDEEPSTAMMHALRAGDAHALGACLRNDLEPAALEMAPGLGETMEVARSAGALGVVVSGSGPTVAALARSRQHALAIAAAMTAADVVDDVATAVGNVPGARVVSQPA, encoded by the coding sequence GTGACCGGGCGCGGGGGCTTGCGCGCGGCCGACGAGCCGGGCAGCACGGCTCCTCTCGCCCCCGGGCGGCCCGTCGTGGTGCGGGCACCGGGGAAGGTGAACCTCGCGCTCCAGGTGAGCCCGCTCGGCGCGGACGGCTACCACCGCGTCCTGTCGGTGTTCCAGGCGGTGTCCCTCGTCGAAGAGGTCGAGGCGAGCCCGGCCGACGGGCTGTCGCTCACGGTGACGGGGCCGCAGGCGGACGCCGTCCCCGCGGACGAGACCAACATCGCGTGGCGCGCCGCCGTGCTCGTCGCGGAGCGCGCCGGGGTGGACCCCGACGTGCACCTGCACCTGCGCAAGGGCGTCCCGGTCGCAGGCGGCATGGCGGGAGGCTCGGCCGACGGCGCCGCGGCGCTCGTCGCGTGCGACGCGCTGTGGGGCGCGGGCCTGAGCCGGGACGAGCTGCACGAGCTCGCGGGCGAGCTCGGTTCTGACGTGCCGTTCGCGCTGCTCGGGCACACGGCGGTCGGGACGGGACGCGGTCACCTCGTGACGCCGGCGATGACGCGCGGCGAGTTCTGCTGGGCGTTCGGGCTCCGCATCGACGGCATGTCGACCGCTGGGGTCTACTCGACGTTCGACGACCTGCAGCGGGCGGGGACGCTCGCCGACTCGTTCGACGAGGAGCCGTCGACCGCGATGATGCACGCGCTGAGGGCGGGTGACGCGCACGCGCTCGGCGCGTGCCTGCGCAACGATCTCGAGCCGGCCGCGCTCGAGATGGCACCCGGGCTCGGCGAGACGATGGAGGTCGCTCGCTCTGCCGGCGCGCTCGGCGTCGTGGTGTCGGGCTCGGGGCCGACGGTCGCGGCGCTCGCGCGCTCGCGCCAGCACGCTCTTGCGATCGCGGCCGCGATGACGGCCGCCGACGTGGTCGACGACGTCGCGACGGCGGTCGGGAACGTCCCGGGCGCGCGGGTCGTCTCCCAGCCCGCCTGA